The genomic window CAGCAGATGGAACACCACGTCGCCCGTTCCGCAGCACAGATCGAGAATACGCCCGCCATGAGGCGGCGCGAGGAGCGCGATGGCGCGTTTGCGCCAGCGCTCGTCGAGGCCCGCGGTGAGAACGCGATTGGCGGCGTCGTAGCGAGGGGCAATGTCGGCAAACATCTCGCGCACGAACGCACCCTTGTCATTTCCGGGCGGCCGGAGCGTTGGCGTAGTGCTCATAGTTGATCTGTGCGGCTCTTTCAGAACGCCCCGACCCTCTCCTTGTACCCGAGTCTCTTGCGCCGAGCGACCTTTGTCGGGAAGTAACGATGCCATGATAACCCTAGCTTCAACCGAGGACGTGCTCCGAGCGTTGCGAAGGGCGCGAGAGGTCACCTGCGCATCGTACGCGTTGCCGTCCGGCCCCGTGCTCGACGGGCTCGCGTCGGCCGCGCGCCGCGGCGCCCACGTCGTCGTCCGTTTAGAAGGCACCCCATACAAGGATGCCGCGGGCGGGTTGCAACGAGCCAACGCCGCCGCCGTCGCCGCCCTGCGCTCCGCCGGAGCCGACGCGCGATTGCTCCACGGGGCCCCCGGCGAAGCAGCCCTGCACGCCAAAGCGATCGTCGCCGATGACGCACTCTATCTCGACGACTGCAACTGGCCGCACGACGGCTGCGACACCATCGTCCGCGACGACGCACCCTCACACGTACGAATGGTGCGCGATATCACCCTCGGGCAGGCCGTCGCCGCTTCGCGCGGCTTCGCGACCGGCAAACGCGCCGCGCTCGCATCGGAAGCACGGACGATCGCCGCCGCATCTCGCGATTGCGTCGATATCGAAAGCGAATCGGTCAGCGCCTACAACTGCGCCTTTGCCGCCATCGACGCACGCGCCGAGCGCGGCGAACGCGTGCGCCTATTGGTCTCCGCGCGCGATCTTCGCGGCAACGCCAAAGAGCGCGCCGCGTTATCGAAGCTCGCGAACGACGGCGTACAAGTGCGAACCTGTCCGGCCAGCGAAAAATTCGCGCTAGCCGGCGCGCGCGCATGGATCGGCAGCGCAAATGCCTCCGCCGCATTCGATAAGCCCGATCAAATCGATTGGGGCCTCCAAACGCGCGCGAAACAAGTGATCGCGCACCTCCGTTCGCACTTCGAACAACGCTGGATCAAAGCAACGCCGCTAAGAACGATATAGCTAAACGATAGCGCCGGTGTGCCTAATACAGCCACATAGCCTTGAAGGACGCGCGGTCCCCACGCACTGGGCCGGGAGACGCCCAAAAATTTCATCCATGAAATTTTTCAGCTCGAGCATTTTTTCGACAGAACGAAGTTTTGAAGTGGCCCTCCGGGCCAGGTCGAAAAAACTGCACGCTCCCGGCCCAGTGCGTGGGGACCGCGCGTCCTTCAACCCCGCCTCAAGCCAAAGAGCGATCGCGTTCGCGCATCGCTGCGTGCGATCACCTCGTCCGGAGGCAATCCGAGCAATTCCGTGACGAATGCCACCGTGCGCGCGACGAATGCCGGCTCGTTGCGTTTGCCGCGCAATGGGACCGGCGCGAGATACGGGCAATCGGTCTCGAAGATGAGCGGCTCCAATCCGACCTCGCGGACCGCATCGCGAAGCGCTTGCGCCGTTTTGAACGTGACCACGCCGCCGATACCGAGCGAGAGGCCGAATTCTTCGACGTACGTGCGCGCTTGATCGGCGTCGCCGGTGAAGCAGTGGATGACGCCGCGCATCCCCGGCACGAACTCTTCGCGAAGGATCGCGAGAAAATCGTCGTACGCATCGCGGTGGTGGAAGATGACGGGCAAGTCGCGTTCGCGCGCGATGCGCAATTGCTTGCGGAGTACCGTTTGTTGCACGTCGCGCGGGCTGTGATCGTAGAAATAGTCGAGCCCGGTCTCGCCGATCGCGACGACGCGATCGTCGGCCAACAGCGGCGCAAACGCGGCCGCGAGATCTTCGGGAGCGTCGATCGCTTCGTGCGGGTGCACGCCGACCGAGGAGTAGACGCCGTATGCGCGTGCTGCTGCCAGCGCTCGGGCCGAATCGGGCAGATCGCATCCGACCGTTACGATGGTCGTTACGCCGGCCTCCCGCGCGCGCGCGACGACCGCGTCGCGATCTTCGTCGAATTGTTTATCGTGGATATGGGCGTGCGAATCGATCACCCCGCTACCTTTGCCGAGAGGTTACGCGGTCTCCTCGACGTCTTCGACGATGCGATTGCGGCCCTGGTGCTTGGCTTCGTAGAGCGCTCGGTCGGCGCGCGCCACCAGGCTCTCGCCCGTTTCGCCTACATTGGCGGCGGCGACGCCGATGCTGGCGGTGACGGGATCGCCGTTGGCATAGCGCATGCCACCGAGCGCTACGGCTAAGCGCAGGCGTTCGCCGACGGTCATCGCAATGTCGCGCGAGGCGCCGGGCATGACGATCAGAAATTCCTCGCCGCCGATGCGGCCTGGCGTATCGCCGCTGCGAATAGTGGATTTGATGATGTGCCCGATGCGGCGGAGGCAATCGTCGCCGGCGGCGTGGCCGAGTTGGTCGTTGACGGTTTTGAAGTGATCGACGTCCAGCAAAAGCACGGCGCCGCGATCGGGTATCGTGATCTCGGCGAGCATCGCATCGAGCCGTTCGAGCGTCGCGGCGCGGTTGTAGAGGGCGGTGAGCCCGTCGATGGTGGCGGCGTTTTGGGCGGCGGCGATCGAGCGCATGTCGCCGAGCAACGGTGCGAGTTCGCGCGCGGCGTTGGTGAATTGCGCGATTTGCTCGCCGCTGAGCGGCCGGTCGTGCCGCCGATGCACGATCAGCGCGCCGTTGAGATCGCCTTGCACGAGCTGAGCGGCGAACGCGTAGGCGACGTAGTATTGGTCGTGGAGCGTAATCGAGGCGGTGCCGCTAAATTTCATGCGCACCAGAAGCCGCCGCCGCATTTCGTCGCCGGCGGGGCTCAACGCCGGCCCGAGCAGCGTGACCGTCCGCCACAATTCGACGCGCGAACTCGTTGCCGCGAGCACGGTCACCGTTTCGCCCGGGGATGGGACGCGCAGCGTTGCGAGGATGGCGTTGATCTGCGGTAGCGGGTCGCGGTCGCCGAGCATCGCCTGCACGGCGTCACGCACTAAACGCAGACGGTGAAGCTCTGCGGTCTGTTCGTCGATGGTGCGCAAGAGTATTGAGGTGCCGATGACGGGAGCCCACATGGCGGCTGCGAGCGCGAAGTGGCCGGCGGCGACGGGGTCGCCGACCGCTACCGCCCACAGCACGTTCGAAGCGCCGACGATCCACGTGCGCGGATCGCGTGCCAAACGCTGCCAGACGCGCGTAATACCGATGTGATACATGGCCGACGACGTGCAGGCGGAGATGCCGAAAACGAAGACGACCGTCACGACGGCGAGCGTCCCCGCAAACGCGAGTAGCGCACCCGGCGTGTTGGCTGCGAAGATCGGATCGATTTGCGAGAGCGGCGGAATGAACGCGAGTGCCACGAGCGTGCGCAGGACGCCGTGACGCGCGATGTCGGTGGGAGCGCTGCCGCGGCGCGCAACGGCTGCGATACCGAAGCCGGCGGCGAGCGCTAGGGCCGCGGCAGTCGGGCCGGCCGCCCCATCGATCAAAAAGAGCGGAGCGACGATCGGAAGGTCGAGAAAAACGGCTTCGGCAGCCCGCCCGCTACGGCGCATGCGCAGTCCGCGGATCGGCAGCGCGTTGAAGGCCACGAGCGCGACGCAAACCGCTGCGGCGCCGCACAGCAGCCAGAGCTGCGGCGTAAATTGCCGGATGAAGAGCGTGAGTGCGACGGCCAGCCCGGCGATGGCGATAGCGCCGCCGCCGAAGGTAAAGCCGCGGCCCGGGCCGCTCACGCTTGAGTCCATCGCGTCAGCTGCCGGCCGGCTCGAGCTCGATGCGTGGAAAGAGCGCATCGCCGAGTGCGACGCGGGTTCCGGGCGCGAGCCCACCCCAATGCAACGCCTCGTTCCAATCGGCGTCGATGGGGGCGGTTGCCCCAAGCTGGCGCCACATCTCGGCCGTCCGCTCCGGCATCACCGGATGCAACAGCATCGCGAGCCAGCGGATTCCTTCGCAGAGGTCGTAGAGGAGCGCGTCGAGTTCCGTATCCCGTTCCTCACGGTGGAGGACCCACGGTTTCTGGTCGTCGATGCGACGATTGAGCGCGACGACCAGCTCCCACACCGCCTCGAGCGCGCTGCGAAAATCGAGGGTGAGAATGAGGGTGCGCACGCGTTGCGGCAACGCGGCCATAGCGGCGCCCACCTCGCTCCCCGCTGCGTCTCCGGGCGGAATGACGCCGTCCCGATACTTGAGCAGCATGCTGAGCGAACGGCGAACCAGGTTCCCTAAGTCGTTTCCGAGGTCGCTATTGTGGCGCTGGGCGATCTTGGCTTCGGAGTACGAGAAATCGCTCCCGAACGGAGCTTCTCGTAAAAGGAAGTAGCGCAGAGAGTCGGCGCCAAAACGCTCGGCAAGGGCGAAGGGATCGACGGCATTTCCGAGGCTCTTGCCCATCTTTTGGCCATCGACCGTGATCCAGCCGTGGGCGAAGACCAGCTCCGGAGCCTCCTCGCCCAAGGCCCACAGCACCGCCGGCCAAATGAGCGTGTGGAAGCGCGCGATCTCCTTGCCGATCAATTGAACGCTCGCGGGCCAATACGTGGCAAAACGCTCCGGATCCGACGACCAGCCGATCGCGGAAATGTAGTTGAGGAGCGCATCGAACCACACGTAGATGACGCCGCCGCCGCCCGGAATCGGAATGCCCCAATCGAAGTTGGTGCGCGAAATCGAAAAGTCTTCAAGCCCCTCCTCGAGGAGCGCCACCATTTCGTTGTAGACGCTCTTGGGGCGCACCCACTCCGGATGCTCCCGATAATACTGCAACAGCCGATCCCGATAATTAGAGAGCCGAAAGAACCAATCGTCCTCCGAGATCCACTGCACCTCGCGTCCGCAGGTGGGGCATTTGCCGTCCACGAGCTTGGCTTCAAGCCAAAAGGTCTCGTCGTTGACGCAGTACCAGCCTTCGTATTTTCCTAAATAAACGTCGCCGTTTTCGCGCAAGCGTTCGAATACGCGCTGCACCACGCTTTCGTGCCGCGGCTCGGTCGTGCGGATGAAATCGTCGTAGCGAACGTGGTAGGTGGCGAATAATTTCTGCCAACGCGGCACCAACTCGTCACACCATGCCTGCGGGGTCTTCCCGGCAGCCGCGGCGGCGTTGGCGACCTTTTGCCCGTGCTCGTCGGTGCCGGTCAGGAAATAGGCCGGGCCGGAGGTGCGCGCCATGCGAGCGAGCACATCCGCGACCACCGTTGTGTATGCGTGGCCGATATGCGGGTTGCCGCTAATGTAGTAGATCGGGGTGGTGACGTAAAAGGCGCGCTTCATCGCGCTCCCCTTTCGTCAGCCGACCGGCCGCCCTTGCCTCGCGCGGTTTTTACGCTCGCTGGCACGCGCATACAGCATCCGGCGCTCGCCCAGGCCCCCCTGGGCCAACAACCGAGCGATGTCGGCAATGCTGCGACCTTCTTTGAGGTAGCCGTCGATGCGCTCGTCGATCTGTTCCGGCGTCGGCGCCGCAGGGGCGCTGGTGCGTTCGAGCGGCGCGATCGCAAACGCAATCTCGCCGCGCACGGGCTCCGCGATCGCGGCGGCAACTTCGGCCGGAGAACCCAGAGCCTGCTGTTCGAAGAGCTTCGTGTACTCTCGCAGCACGAACACGCGCGCGTCGGGCGCGAGTTCTTGGAGGTCGGCGAGGGTAGCGTGGATACGCTTGGGAGACTCGTACCAAATCGTCGTGATGCCGCCCCGCAACGCTCGTTCGAAGGCATCGCGCCGATCGCGTTGCGTCCGCGGTACGAACCCTTCGAAAAGAAACCGGCGCAGATCGAAGCCGGAGAGTACGGCGACTCCGAGCGCGGCGCTCGGGCCGGGCAGGAGATCGACCGGGACGCCGGCGGCGCGCGCGGCGGCTACCAGCGCGGTGCCCGGGTCCGAGATGCCGGGCATCCCGGCATCGGTTACCAGCACGACGTTACCGTCGCGAGCGCGCGCTAAGATGCCTTCGGTAACGCTCGCGGCATTTTGTTCGCGGTAACTCCAACACTCTTTCG from Candidatus Dormiibacterota bacterium includes these protein-coding regions:
- a CDS encoding GGDEF domain-containing protein: MSGPGRGFTFGGGAIAIAGLAVALTLFIRQFTPQLWLLCGAAAVCVALVAFNALPIRGLRMRRSGRAAEAVFLDLPIVAPLFLIDGAAGPTAAALALAAGFGIAAVARRGSAPTDIARHGVLRTLVALAFIPPLSQIDPIFAANTPGALLAFAGTLAVVTVVFVFGISACTSSAMYHIGITRVWQRLARDPRTWIVGASNVLWAVAVGDPVAAGHFALAAAMWAPVIGTSILLRTIDEQTAELHRLRLVRDAVQAMLGDRDPLPQINAILATLRVPSPGETVTVLAATSSRVELWRTVTLLGPALSPAGDEMRRRLLVRMKFSGTASITLHDQYYVAYAFAAQLVQGDLNGALIVHRRHDRPLSGEQIAQFTNAARELAPLLGDMRSIAAAQNAATIDGLTALYNRAATLERLDAMLAEITIPDRGAVLLLDVDHFKTVNDQLGHAAGDDCLRRIGHIIKSTIRSGDTPGRIGGEEFLIVMPGASRDIAMTVGERLRLAVALGGMRYANGDPVTASIGVAAANVGETGESLVARADRALYEAKHQGRNRIVEDVEETA
- the metG gene encoding methionine--tRNA ligase; this encodes MKRAFYVTTPIYYISGNPHIGHAYTTVVADVLARMARTSGPAYFLTGTDEHGQKVANAAAAAGKTPQAWCDELVPRWQKLFATYHVRYDDFIRTTEPRHESVVQRVFERLRENGDVYLGKYEGWYCVNDETFWLEAKLVDGKCPTCGREVQWISEDDWFFRLSNYRDRLLQYYREHPEWVRPKSVYNEMVALLEEGLEDFSISRTNFDWGIPIPGGGGVIYVWFDALLNYISAIGWSSDPERFATYWPASVQLIGKEIARFHTLIWPAVLWALGEEAPELVFAHGWITVDGQKMGKSLGNAVDPFALAERFGADSLRYFLLREAPFGSDFSYSEAKIAQRHNSDLGNDLGNLVRRSLSMLLKYRDGVIPPGDAAGSEVGAAMAALPQRVRTLILTLDFRSALEAVWELVVALNRRIDDQKPWVLHREERDTELDALLYDLCEGIRWLAMLLHPVMPERTAEMWRQLGATAPIDADWNEALHWGGLAPGTRVALGDALFPRIELEPAGS
- the rsmI gene encoding 16S rRNA (cytidine(1402)-2'-O)-methyltransferase; this translates as MPLVLVPTPLGNLRDITLRSLDALRDADIVVAEDTRVARKLLFALGIGTKECWSYREQNAASVTEGILARARDGNVVLVTDAGMPGISDPGTALVAAARAAGVPVDLLPGPSAALGVAVLSGFDLRRFLFEGFVPRTQRDRRDAFERALRGGITTIWYESPKRIHATLADLQELAPDARVFVLREYTKLFEQQALGSPAEVAAAIAEPVRGEIAFAIAPLERTSAPAAPTPEQIDERIDGYLKEGRSIADIARLLAQGGLGERRMLYARASERKNRARQGRPVG
- a CDS encoding TatD family hydrolase, with amino-acid sequence MIDSHAHIHDKQFDEDRDAVVARAREAGVTTIVTVGCDLPDSARALAAARAYGVYSSVGVHPHEAIDAPEDLAAAFAPLLADDRVVAIGETGLDYFYDHSPRDVQQTVLRKQLRIARERDLPVIFHHRDAYDDFLAILREEFVPGMRGVIHCFTGDADQARTYVEEFGLSLGIGGVVTFKTAQALRDAVREVGLEPLIFETDCPYLAPVPLRGKRNEPAFVARTVAFVTELLGLPPDEVIARSDARTRSLFGLRRG